The following coding sequences are from one Bradyrhizobium sp. WSM471 window:
- a CDS encoding class I SAM-dependent methyltransferase, giving the protein MLARDWYYNERNRMGIGPAVASIYDSHDDADLRARAALKMLGVQRGWRIADIGCGNGVLATEAALMGAEVDAIDISPAMLALAEIYARDRKAPVRTQSAGLLSFAYRPESYDLIVSEFTLHHLPDFWKAVAMSRIYRALKPGATFYLRDIVYASMPDAVERDVDQWADFEIKNHDVPRESVVTHMRDEYSTFGWVMERMLTDVGFTLVSADYHAPMHGTYLLRKPNSST; this is encoded by the coding sequence ATGCTGGCGCGCGACTGGTATTACAACGAGCGGAACCGGATGGGGATCGGGCCTGCAGTGGCCTCGATCTACGACAGTCATGACGATGCCGATCTAAGGGCGCGCGCCGCCCTGAAGATGCTCGGCGTCCAGCGCGGCTGGCGCATCGCCGACATCGGTTGCGGCAACGGCGTGCTCGCGACCGAGGCCGCGCTGATGGGCGCCGAGGTCGACGCTATCGACATCTCGCCCGCGATGCTGGCGCTCGCCGAGATCTACGCGCGCGACCGCAAGGCGCCCGTACGCACGCAGTCCGCCGGCCTGCTCAGCTTCGCCTACCGCCCGGAGTCCTATGACCTGATCGTCAGCGAGTTCACGCTGCACCATCTGCCGGATTTCTGGAAGGCGGTGGCGATGTCGCGGATCTATCGCGCGCTCAAGCCTGGTGCCACCTTCTATTTGCGCGACATCGTCTACGCCTCGATGCCCGATGCCGTCGAGCGCGACGTCGATCAATGGGCCGACTTTGAGATCAAGAACCACGATGTCCCGCGTGAAAGCGTCGTCACCCACATGCGCGACGAGTATTCCACTTTTGGCTGGGTCATGGAGCGGATGTTGACCGACGTCGGCTTCACGCTGGTCTCGGCCGATTACCACGCCCCGATGCACGGCACTTATCTGCTGCGGAAACCCAATTCTTCCACGTAA
- the ilvN gene encoding acetolactate synthase small subunit, whose protein sequence is MNQPASAYFIEERHDPNETHTLSVLVQNEPGVLARVIGLFSGRGYNIESLTVSETESQKHLSRITIVTTGTPMVIEQIKHQLDRMIPVYRVVDMTLTKRSIERELAMVKVRGQGEHRVEALRLADAFRARVIDATTESFVFEITGNTDKINQFIDLMRPLGLVEVSRTGVAAIGRGPEGM, encoded by the coding sequence ATGAACCAGCCCGCATCCGCCTATTTCATCGAGGAGCGCCACGACCCGAACGAGACGCACACGCTTTCGGTGCTCGTGCAGAACGAGCCCGGCGTGCTTGCGCGCGTCATCGGCCTGTTCTCCGGGCGCGGCTACAACATCGAGAGCCTCACGGTCTCGGAGACCGAGAGCCAGAAGCATCTCTCGCGCATCACCATCGTCACCACGGGTACGCCGATGGTGATCGAGCAGATCAAGCATCAGCTCGACCGCATGATCCCGGTCTATCGCGTCGTCGACATGACGCTGACCAAGCGCTCGATCGAGCGCGAGCTGGCGATGGTCAAGGTACGCGGGCAGGGCGAGCATCGCGTCGAGGCGCTGCGGCTGGCGGACGCGTTCCGCGCCCGCGTGATCGACGCCACCACCGAGAGCTTTGTGTTCGAGATCACAGGCAATACCGACAAGATCAATCAGTTTATCGACCTGATGCGTCCGCTTGGCCTCGTCGAAGTGTCGCGCACCGGTGTTGCCGCGATTGGCCGCGGGCCTGAAGGAATGTGA
- a CDS encoding threonine dehydratase: MFDLKELERAHAIVRQAVPATPAHAWPLLCLRLGAQVVVKHENHTPTGAFKVRGGLVYLERLKRERPNIPGIISATRGNHGQSLAFAASRHGVPAVIYVPRGNSVEKNRAMKAFGAELVEHGEDFQAAREEAGRHAQFAGLHMVPSFHTDLVLGVASYALELFRAAPDLDILYVPIGQGSGICGCIMARDLLGLKTEIVGVQSTEAPSYALSFAAGHVVTTETSNTLADGMATRIPDPEALAIIRKGASRIVQVTDDEIALAIRALWTDTHNLAEGAGAAALAAAIQEKKRLSGKRVGLVLSGGNIDFDLFRGWVGTEAPVAHRATA, encoded by the coding sequence ACCTGAAGGAGCTCGAACGCGCACATGCGATCGTGCGGCAGGCGGTGCCGGCAACGCCGGCGCACGCCTGGCCGCTGCTCTGCCTGCGGCTCGGCGCGCAGGTCGTGGTCAAGCACGAGAACCACACGCCGACGGGCGCCTTCAAGGTGCGCGGCGGGCTGGTCTACCTCGAACGGCTGAAGCGCGAGCGGCCGAACATTCCGGGCATCATCTCGGCGACGCGCGGCAATCACGGTCAGAGCCTTGCCTTTGCGGCGAGTCGCCACGGCGTGCCTGCCGTGATCTATGTGCCGCGCGGCAATTCGGTCGAGAAGAACCGCGCGATGAAGGCGTTCGGCGCCGAGCTCGTTGAGCATGGCGAGGACTTTCAGGCCGCACGCGAGGAAGCCGGCCGCCACGCACAGTTCGCCGGGCTGCACATGGTGCCGTCGTTCCATACGGACCTGGTGCTGGGCGTGGCGTCCTATGCGCTCGAATTGTTCCGGGCCGCGCCCGATCTCGACATCCTCTATGTGCCGATCGGGCAGGGCTCGGGCATCTGCGGCTGCATCATGGCACGCGATCTTCTCGGCCTGAAGACCGAGATCGTCGGCGTGCAATCGACCGAGGCGCCGTCCTACGCGCTGTCTTTCGCCGCGGGTCACGTCGTGACCACCGAGACCAGCAACACGCTCGCGGACGGCATGGCGACGCGGATTCCCGATCCGGAAGCGCTCGCCATCATCCGTAAAGGCGCCTCGCGTATCGTCCAGGTGACGGACGATGAGATCGCGCTCGCGATCCGTGCGCTCTGGACCGACACGCACAATCTCGCCGAAGGCGCCGGCGCCGCCGCGCTCGCTGCGGCGATTCAGGAAAAGAAAAGATTGTCGGGCAAGCGCGTCGGTCTCGTGCTGTCCGGCGGCAATATCGATTTCGATCTGTTCCGCGGTTGGGTCGGAACGGAGGCGCCGGTCGCTCATCGGGCGACGGCGTAA